Below is a window of Agathobacter rectalis ATCC 33656 DNA.
CCTTTATCTTTTTAGAAACATGTTCTATCTCTATCTTCATAAAATACCTCACAAAATATTCTTTCTGTTAAAATACACACTTCCGGACACAATAGAAACCACCATCACAATAATGCAGCTTATTATTCCGGCAGCCGCATCCATTCCGCCCGCACAGAGCCTGTTGTTTCTGATGATCATAAGATAATTGCCCATAAGAAACGGACTCACCCAGTAAACAGACACCACAAGATAAACTATTGAAACAATATATCCAGCGATCGCACCGGCAAAAATACTGATAGTAAGCTGCACCACCGCAATTGTACAGGCGCATAACATTGGCAGTATCAGCCATACAATCACTTCATTTCCGGTCGAAAACCGCTGCATATCTATTCCCATTTCCATGAGCATATCATCAGGCTTTGTGCTCCACTTCCCGATTGCACATGTCACAGCCGCAAGAACAAGTATCATTGCAGCATAATACATAATCACATTTATGAGCGTCCATATGTACTTACTCCATAACCACTTAAACCTGCTGCCAGACAATATCAGTGTCTTTTTGCCTGCACCATACAGATCTGACAATGGATAAAATCCTACCATAAAAAATAAAAACGCATAAAACAAAAACCACGACACCGGAATGGTAAATACGCTGTCATCTGTCTTTATGTATGGCGGCATACCCTGAAGTATATTTGTAAAGTATGCCAAAAATCCAAGCTCCGGTGAATTTACACTAAAATCACTGACGGTGATAAATGAAAAAAATACAAATATGAATACTCCGACTATCCATTTTATCTTGTTTTCCCTAAATCCTTTTCTGATATCATATAAGATCAGATTTGCAAAAATTCTCCTATTCATAAGCAACAAGCTCTTTCTTTACCGCATGTATGTAAAATATAATATTTACCACTATAAGGATAATAAACGCACAGATCACAACCCGGATATCATTTCTAAACGGTGCACTTGGTCTAAGAAACATTACCGGTGATAAACTCACCCTGTTTACAAAATGAACCATGCAGAACACAAATATGTATATGATAAACGGTGTCAGCAGGATCCAGAACCGGCTTCTTACAAAATTAACAGCCCACAACACCGCACAGTTTAAAAGTCCCCAGAAGCAGCCATCAATCAGCACAAAAATCAGATTGTATACAAGTGGATGTGTATAAAATACCCCTGACATGATATCCATTGCCGCTACCGGGAATGTGCCTGTTCCTACCTGTGGTATTACCATCGGAAATACCATTGCAGTAAGCATAAAGTCAAACACCAGTGGTATCATTCCAATAAGCGCACCGCTTACAAATGCAGCTCCATATTTTGCTCTTATATAATCGCTCTTCTTTCCTCTTGATATGATCTGGGCAGCATACCCTGATTTAACATCAAAATAAAAGCTTCTGCCATACGGTATGGCACACAAAGCAGGCATTATCAGATAAAGCAGCAACGGCTGCACACTTGCATTATCCGCACCTATCCATTTCTCATATGCAGACAATGGATACGTGTCGTAGTAAACATACATCCTCCATATCCACACATTTTCCATAAAATGCCATACACATATTGCAAACGCAACACACAATGTGGCAGCAAATAATCTATTTCTAAAAGCACGTTTTATTTCGAGTTTAAATATTCTATTCATAACTACAGCTCCAGTTTAAAATATTTTTGTACCTTATCATTGGTTTTTGAATCTATACCCTCTATACAATAATAAATATACTTAGAGTCTTCTGACATCCATTCATCCTGAATAATATATCCAAGCTCTGATGTAATACACTCGCCTTTGCCTAAAACATAATGATATACATCACTTTCATCTCCTCCAAGCCAATAGTTGTCTATATATACACAATCTGAGTTTTCCTGTATTCTCTCCATATCATCCTTGATGGCATACAGAACACCCACATTTCTATTACCTTCAATCTGCTTATCATCTCCATCCTTATAAGTGATTGTCAACGTTATAAAAAGATAACTATAGCCATTGCTCAGGTTATAATTTTCATCTATATTTCCTTCACAGCTATCTTTCAAAAAATCTGCAACAGTATCCTTATTTCTGTTTCCAAACTCCGTTGTATGCTCGTACTTTTCAATTTTATAAGTAATTCCATTTATCTCAATTGTATCATCAACTGACACGATATCGTCTTTGTTAACATACTCCGCATCCTGCACATACGTAGCCGGAGCCTGGTCTACTACACCGGTGTCACCTTCTGTCTTTGAAGCCTCATCCTTTACAATACCGGATTTTCCCTCTAGCTTGGCATTTGATTGTGAGCAGGCTGAAAGCCCCGCTGCCATCATAATCACTGCCATTATTGCTGTAATTTTCTTTTTCTTCATAGTTTCTTCTCCTTGATTGATTGCTGATGTTTAATTGTTATGATAATTATAAACCTGTGATGTGTCATAGTTGTAAAATAAAAAAATCCATTGCAATTTTAATTATTGCAATGGATTTTTGTCACGACTTTACTATCAACCTATTTATCAGAATATCTTTTTATTAAGTCTATTTACTTATCCGATACCACCTTACAGCGCTTCTTATGAAATGCAATTCCGTATTTTATGATATTGCATCTGCCCTCTTCACGAAGTACAGCATCATATCTGCGTGTATTTATCTGATTCATTGCATCTTCACAAGATTTATCCAATCCTTGAAAAGACGTTGCATATTTGACCTCTATGATAATTCCCGAATCAGGATCCTCCGGTTTTATGATAATGTCACTGAATCCATCCCCTGATTCCCTGTTCGATTTGATCAGCCAGTTCGGATTGCTTCCTCTCAAAAGGCCAAGCAAAAGACCATGGTAGAAATTTTCTTTCTGTCTATCGCGAGCCTTAGTGTCCAGAATACTTATCATACGATCCATGATTATATTGAGCTGTCTCTGAATCTTTTCAGTGTCAGCCTCAAGAATAGCCTTTGACAGCACTCTGATCTCATCATTGTCCTTTGCTACAACTTCCTTGAACCATTCCTGTATCTGCAGAATAAAAACTTCTCTGACCTCTTTGTTTGGGATAACAAGTTTAAGTGCATAATTCTCACTATCCGGCAATTTCACTTCACCTACTTTTGTCAGGTATCCTGTAGTAAAAAGTACACTCCATATATTATCTATATTTTTGTCTATTTCATTGTACGTAAGTTCAAGATGAACCACTTTTTCAATAGACTCTCCGGCAATTAAGCGCTCAACCTCATCCTTGGTTGTCGAATCAGCTATATTTATAAGGCGTCTTACAAGGCTGTTTCCGCTACTGTTTATCCAGTAAGTCTGTGGTCTGGCAGTTGGATTGGCAACAAGATTGTCCACATAATTTATAACATCCCAAGGACAGTATACATCCACATTACCAAAATGATAACCATCATACCACTCCTTTGCCTCTTCAAAATGTGATGCCAGTCCATAGTCTGCAAGAAGATTTTTCACCTCATCATCCGAAAATCCAAACTGCTCGTCAAATCTGGCATCAAGAATCGATAAAACTTTAAAATTATTTATTCCGGTAAAAATGCTTTCTTTCGAGATACGAAGACACCCTGTAAGAATTGCAAATTGTAAATAATCATTTGTTTTTAAAACTTTTCCCAAAATACCTCTGATAAGCTCGACCATTTCATCGTAGTAACCGTGCTGGAATGCTTTATCCAGCGGTACATCATATTCGTCTATTATAAAAATAGTATTCTTGCCATAGTGTTTAGTCAAAAGCTGAGATAACACTTTTAATGATGAAATAACCACACCATCACTCATATGATATTTTCCATCTTTAATCTGTATAATTCCCTGATACTGCTCTTTTTCATTTTTACTGAGCTTATCACTATTCATTAGGAACGAAAATCCATTTGCTATTTCACCTATTATCTGGACAAGTGCATCATATGCCCTGTCAAACGTTAACCCGTTAACATCTTTAAATGATATAAACACAACCGGATATTTCCCCATGTATTCATTGCATAAAGCTGTATTTTGTGAAATATACAAGCCATCAAATATAGATTTATCCGTACCTATTTCAAAAAAACTCTTAAACATACTCATATTAAGAGTCTTACCGAAACGACGCGGACGGGTAAAAAGATTTACTTCTCCCCAATTTTGCAGGAGCTGCTCTATAAGCCTCGTTTTATCTATATAATAAAAGCCCGATTTTCGTATTTTTTCAAAATTATCTATTCCAACCGGTAATTTTAATGTTCTATCCATCAAAGCCTCCATAAAAAAATCCGCTATAACTGTTAATCATAGTATAGCGGATTATTTTATAAAATACAATAATTGTGTTATTGGGATAATTTACTTCTTTGGCTAACAATTGTCTCTGCATCTAATTCATAGACGCAATCACATAATAAATCTATATCTAATGGATTATGACTTGCAAGAAGAATAAGTTTTCCTTCTAGTATTTTATTCATTCTCTCACTATCTTTCCAGCCTCCATCTCATATACCTCATCGCATAAAATATCTATATCCTCAGAAGAATGAGATGCCATAATAATGGTTTTACCTTCATCTTTCATCTGTAATAATAAACTGCGCATTTCAGTAACACCTTTTTTGTCCAACCCATTAAAAGGTTCATCTAAAACTAAAATATCAGGATTTTCCATTATTGCCTGCGCAATCCCAAGTCGTTGTCTCATTCCAAGTGAATACTTTCCGACAGCTTTTTTGTCCTCTGGATTTAACCCTACTCGTCTTATAGCATTCTTTATATCATCATTTGTGATTTTTTTATTTAAATCAGCAAGAAATTTCAAATTCCAATATGCCGAATAGTCTTTTAGGAATCCAGGTGTTTCAATTATCAATCCTACATTTTTAGGCATGTCCACATCTTTGCCAATTACTTTATCTAAAACTGTTATTTCTCCCGAATCTAATAATATGAATCCACATATGCTTTTAAATAAGACTGTTTTTCCACTGCCATTTCTACCTATTATTCCATATATTCTTCCTTTATATATTTCAAGTGAAACATCATTCAGTACAACCTGCTCACCAAATTTTTTATAAGCATTTTTTATAGATATTACCAATTCATTCATCAAATCATCTCCAATACATTCAATGTACACTTTTTACCTTTTTTCAAAATATATGTAATTAATATAATAATTACAAGTATTTCAACCGTAACAATATATATAATTGATATCGGATTACTTTTCCTCATAAATATGAATATATTTGTCCAATGAATTACAGACATATACTGAAACTTATAAAGCCAGAACACGTCTATAAGATTCGAAAATACAATCATCGCTGCCGCTATAGAAGCCCCAAATATTCTATTATTTCCCAAATTTGCAGCAAAAATTATTAGCCCAACAATAAAACCGGCTGATACATTTAATAAAAATGTTATTAAACATGCTATTATTGGTGAAAAATATATAACCGCTTCTTCATGCAATACAACACCTGCAAGTGCAGGATTATGAGATAGATTAATCCAAATATCTCCCCATTTTGCCGAGGGCGCAACCCATGGAATAAATACAATAATGCTTACAAAAAACATCCATGCAAAATATATGACATTTGCTAACAAAATATATAATATTTGACCACAAAACCATTTTTTTCTGCCTAATCTGGAAAGTGTAAATAATTGGTGTTCATCAATAAATGGTGCATTACATAACAAAAGGATTATCCCAAAATAAAATAACATTCGTGTTATTGAATCATCCATTTGAAATGTAAAAAAAAATGGTGTAACTGAGAGTCCTTTTAACGCTGCATAGTTTTTTATACTATCACTTCTTATGTACGTAAAAACTGCTACAGCCAAAAACGCAATATATACCCTGTAATTATTGCGCCATTTTCTAATATTACACCACATACTTCTAAACATTTTGTATTCTCCTTTTCATCTTCCAATAACACAATTTATACATAATAAAAACAATGCAACCAGAATAGCATATCGCGTAAAGCCAATGATATAACATATTATCAAATATATGTGTAAATGCGAAATACACACAGGATGGTAATAAATATATATTACTACACCATTTATTCAACAGAGTCATAACCATATACAAAATCAAAATCGGAGCTGCCGTCCCGACAAATATATTAGGAATAAAAATTGTAACTGTAACCGCAAGACAGGATAAAGTTCCACATAACAATGAAAAGATTAATCCTGTCCAAACATTTTCTGTAAAATATGCCCAATCTCCAATAATACCATTTCGTGGCATATAACCAAGTATAATAAGTGAAAATATAATTAACACTCCAAAAACTATAATTGATAGCAAAGCACTAATACTTCCCCAAATAAATGCCGAAATCAACTCTGCTTTTATATAGTCTTTTTTTTTCGTCTTTGCAATTATGAATTTTATATATCCGCTTTGCAAATCCTGGCACAGGTTTAGTCCTCCGCCAAATACACTTAAAATATAATACAAAATAATAAAGCCTGATGAGATGCTAACAGCTACTATATCATTAAATGATGCGCTCTCTTTCTGTTGTATGATTGCTCCCAGCCCATTTATATATAAAGCTGCAATCATTCCAATAATGCATAAATATGATTTTTTGCTGTGAAAACTTCTAGACATGCACATTTTCAAATCTATTATCATTGTATTCTATATTCCTCCCCTGTATATGCGTCATATACATCATAAAGAGCCATTTTTTGCGTATAACTGTTTTCTCCTGTCACCAATTGGTTTTGATAGTAGTAAACCACCCAAACAGGCTTAATATCATAAGTTTCA
It encodes the following:
- a CDS encoding ABC transporter permease, whose protein sequence is MIIDLKMCMSRSFHSKKSYLCIIGMIAALYINGLGAIIQQKESASFNDIVAVSISSGFIILYYILSVFGGGLNLCQDLQSGYIKFIIAKTKKKDYIKAELISAFIWGSISALLSIIVFGVLIIFSLIILGYMPRNGIIGDWAYFTENVWTGLIFSLLCGTLSCLAVTVTIFIPNIFVGTAAPILILYMVMTLLNKWCSNIYLLPSCVYFAFTHIFDNMLYHWLYAICYSGCIVFIMYKLCYWKMKRRIQNV
- a CDS encoding AAA family ATPase gives rise to the protein MDRTLKLPVGIDNFEKIRKSGFYYIDKTRLIEQLLQNWGEVNLFTRPRRFGKTLNMSMFKSFFEIGTDKSIFDGLYISQNTALCNEYMGKYPVVFISFKDVNGLTFDRAYDALVQIIGEIANGFSFLMNSDKLSKNEKEQYQGIIQIKDGKYHMSDGVVISSLKVLSQLLTKHYGKNTIFIIDEYDVPLDKAFQHGYYDEMVELIRGILGKVLKTNDYLQFAILTGCLRISKESIFTGINNFKVLSILDARFDEQFGFSDDEVKNLLADYGLASHFEEAKEWYDGYHFGNVDVYCPWDVINYVDNLVANPTARPQTYWINSSGNSLVRRLINIADSTTKDEVERLIAGESIEKVVHLELTYNEIDKNIDNIWSVLFTTGYLTKVGEVKLPDSENYALKLVIPNKEVREVFILQIQEWFKEVVAKDNDEIRVLSKAILEADTEKIQRQLNIIMDRMISILDTKARDRQKENFYHGLLLGLLRGSNPNWLIKSNRESGDGFSDIIIKPEDPDSGIIIEVKYATSFQGLDKSCEDAMNQINTRRYDAVLREEGRCNIIKYGIAFHKKRCKVVSDK
- a CDS encoding ABC transporter ATP-binding protein; translation: MNELVISIKNAYKKFGEQVVLNDVSLEIYKGRIYGIIGRNGSGKTVLFKSICGFILLDSGEITVLDKVIGKDVDMPKNVGLIIETPGFLKDYSAYWNLKFLADLNKKITNDDIKNAIRRVGLNPEDKKAVGKYSLGMRQRLGIAQAIMENPDILVLDEPFNGLDKKGVTEMRSLLLQMKDEGKTIIMASHSSEDIDILCDEVYEMEAGKIVRE